The proteins below come from a single Macaca fascicularis isolate 582-1 chromosome 9, T2T-MFA8v1.1 genomic window:
- the MRLN gene encoding myoregulin, translating into MTGKNWILISTTPPKSLEDEIVGRLLKILFVIFVDLMSIIYVVITS; encoded by the coding sequence ATGACTGGTAAAAACTGGATATTAATTTCTACTACTCCTCCCAAAAGTCTAGAAGATGAAATTGTGGGAAGACTtctaaaaattttgtttgttaTCTTTGTTGACTTAATGTCTATTATATATGTTGTGATAACTTCTTAG